In the Cydia fagiglandana chromosome 5, ilCydFagi1.1, whole genome shotgun sequence genome, one interval contains:
- the LOC134664676 gene encoding uncharacterized protein LOC134664676 produces MAHSISACALLRKGEGAAMPRLERPRAGTRTVEAVRPVLRDWVERRSGVLTFRLTQVLSGHGCFGSYLHKVAQREPTPECHQCGADVDSAQHTLAECPVFGEEREALVAQVGQDLSLPAVVQAMLGSESAWETVLTFCEHVMGDKEAAEREREVRAEADPMRRRRIGRRRAAHERNLPP; encoded by the exons ATGGCACATAGCATTAGCGCCTGCGCTTTGCTACGCAAGGGCGAAGGGGCTGCTATGCCC CGGCTCGAACGGCCGAGGGCTGGCACCCGCACTGTAGAGGCGGTGCGCCCTGTCCTTCGGGACTGGGTTGAAAGACGCTCCGGTGTCCTTACTTTCAGACTAACGCAGGTACTGTCGGGGCATGGCTGCTTCGGCAGCTACCTGCACAAGGTTGCCCAGAGGGAACCGACACCGGAGTGTCACCAATGCGGAGCCGACGTAGACTCGGCCCAACACACACTGGCTGAGTGCCCAGTTTTTGGCGAGGAACGGGAGGCGTTGGTCGCCCAGGTAGGTCAAGACCTTTCGCTGCCAGCCGTAGTTCAGGCCATGCTGGGCAGCGAAAGTGCGTGGGAGACTGTGCTCACGTTCTGCGAGCACGTCATGGGAGACAAGGAGGCGGCCGAGCGCGAACGGGAAGTCCGGGCCGAGGCTGACCCAATGCGCCGCCGCCGCATAGGCCGCAGACGTGCCGCTCACGAGCGGAACCTGCCGCCCTGA